The sequence TCACACTAACCCACAAACTTAATAATAACTTATatatgagggggaaaaaagttcATATAACTCTATTATAGGAAGAAGTTTATATATAACTTCCTGTCGTATAATATAGCAGGTTGCGAGACGGGAGGATATACGATATAGGCCATTTAATGCATCAAGGGACTATATTAAGAGCAGATATTCTTGCTTGATATAGAATAACTATATAATAACCTGATTATCTTAGCTTGATGATAACTGAGGGACCTGTGGGATAACTAGTGGGATCCTTGTGTCCCATGGGATGGGATAAAAGACAATAAACATAGTCTATTAACGACGCTGCTGGTAGTTCAATCGTTAGTGTGTGTCATAAAGTAATTCAAGTTTTACATCACGGGGAGTTTTTAAGGCTACATTATTCGCCTCTTAACGAAGCTTTACTTAATGAAACTTAACAAAGTTCATCCTACGCTTGGCTTAAGTAAAAGTACCATGAAGGACCCTTAAGTACCTTGcagggaaagaaaatgtgaggaaCGAGTTTTACACACATATTATGACCGTTTAGGAACGAGGCAAAACCAGACAGACGTAAAACAATGAGAAATATTATACATTTCATGAATTTAGGAGGCCAAGTTACAGGCGTGTACCGTGATGGAGTGTACCATGGACCAGTGTACCATGTACCAGTGTACTGGACCGTAAATAACTCAGGAATGGATGGTTATGACTCATTAATGAGCAAAGATTCTTGTCTTGCGTCACACTACACTCAACATggcgcaggagggagggaggtgagggtaaaGTTTATCTTTAACTAAGTTTCGTGAGAGCAAGGTGCCTCACAGTGTACCACACTGGTACACAATGATCAACAGACATTCTTAAAACAAGAGTTACTCCTCTTGGTCAACTGGAGAGTAACTGGTTACCCGAATGGTGAGGTTTAAGCCaccttgtgagggagggagggatggagttctgggagaagaaggaggaagccTTGGTCGCATGTCGTAAATCTTTGTTGTTTGTCTTCCTCTTCCTGGATTCCTCCTGCCTTTATTCTCACTCCAATAACTTGGTTCCTGACCTCACATCCGCTGCATCACAACCCACCAAAGCTGAGCAGTTTTTACCACCAAGTTGTAGCCTCTTATGTGGCCATGACAACTGTGTCTTTGGACCTCTGTTTGACCCCGATCTTGTGGTCAACATGTCACTTGTCACgtattttcagctaaaaaatcaACTTCTTTTATACACTCTGATGTTCCCTGACGCTAACCTTTCCACTTGTAATCCTTCTTTTTGTATTCTATTATGATATTTCTACGATCATTTCAATAAAGTCACTTTCAATCACTATTTCAGTGGTTGGTTCTCGTTAGCACTAAGTTATTTTCCTCTAACACTGAGAAAACCTGGTATAGCATTGGTATTCGCGAACCTGGAAGGTTAGAAAGGTCAgaatatataaaaggaaaatcaTTAACATTTATATAACGAGATGAAGACGGCTTGtttacaacacacaaacaaccccaCTCTGGTTACCACTAGTTTATCCTATCACATTCCAAACTTGGTGTATGACACGTTATTGATCAATATTTGGTCATTCAGCTCAAGTTACTGGATATATCattcttctcttgttttcctttcGGACCGAAGATGTTTCTCTATCTCACAGTCAaagatattttgattttgatttatttttttcccatgtATCTCTAGCGGCTGCCACATCTTAACACAATGATGAATATTTCTTGTCACAAGTTCTTGCTTCTGTGGCCGCCACTACCACACAAGGGAGACTATAGGGTCACAGGTGGATGGCGCAACACAATATAGACCCTGTGAAAGCTATATTAATATactgaaccatcaccacacaacatctAACACAAGATGTACATAGACGGTCGTCAACACCTTGCAAGCCTTGATTATAATTTTTCCACATTATTTCCTCTGTAATATCGTGTTATGATGCTATACATATACCTAACCTAGCTACATACTAGGTTAATGGACACCTTATTATTCTATACATATAAAACAATTCTCTTTCATTTTATGAGATATTTCTAATCATCTACTAACATAGCAGCAGCATCTACATAACCAACAGGTCAATAAACTCAATAATGTCAAAGAAAACTAATGAATTATCAATACTAGATTCATaacacacaacatgacacaaTATGATTGTCTTTACTGTACAATAAACAGTGTCACTGTGGCCATAGCATCACAACAGACCAGGCCAGACCAAGTACCTTGTTCACAAGCCTATCTTATCATAACTAGCTGGGGATAAACATTACACTTTTTATAACATATGATACAACTCTCCCAAAACAAGATACATTTTTGTGTTTATACTTCACAGGTTACACCAATAAACATCAGAATCTACTTATCTAAactcttgcctcacacacacacacacaaaaaaaaaatacaaaactcTTCTTACACCTCCTGTAACATGTATTCTGGACTCACTAAACTAACAATCACCATAGTAATTTCATTGGTTGTAGCATACAACTTCCCTAATATACATGACACACCCGTAACCTGCCACAGGTTGTTACTATACAATACTATAGAGTAGTAACACAAGAGTTGTGTTTTTGCAGGTGTATGGCAGGTTTGGACCCAACCCGGTATTATACCCGTATCGACGAGGCGAAGTCGTTCCAGGCACCTACTGTGAGAGGGTGTTCACTGACTGTAAACTTCAGTCATGTTTCGTCCAATCGCCTGGCTACCCCAGCGTCTACCCACGTAATCTTCACTGCAAGTATTACCTCAACACACGTATGCCCTTCATCAAGCTGTATATCGAGAATGAAGAGTTCAATGTGGATGGTCAAAGGTGTGAGAACCCAATGATGTGTCCAATGCGTCCACTCAGCACTAACTGCCCTTATGATTTCATCCGAGTTTACGATGGTAAGAATGAAGAAGCAGCTCTAATTGGCACATTCTGTGGGATGGGTCGGTTTCCCCATTCCATCATTGGCTCGGGTCAAGACGTGATGGTCGAGTTTGTATCTTCCCCAGCAGGTCCATTCTTAAACACTGGCTTCCACTTTAATGTGGGTAACTGGCCTGGTCATGTGGAGTCTAGTGGCTCCCGGAATGGGACCTGTGACTGGGTCTTTTCCAGTGACACAGTGGAACGTGGTCAAGaatccatcttcctctcactagCACACTGGTATCCACCAGGGACATCCTGCTCTTATCTGATCCGTGGTCGTCCTGATGAAGTTGTGAGGATGTACTTTCCTTCATTCCGTGTGCGACCCATTGAAGCTCCCATACGTCCATACGATGGAGACTGTGGGGAAACACTCATTATATATGACTCAGACCGTGAAGACGACGCACGCATTATGAAAATGTTCTGTGACACTTTCTCACGACCACTCGAGAAACATGACTTTATATCAACAGGAAGTGCAATGTTTGTGAAGTTTGAAAGTCGCACTGGAAGTTACGATGGCTCCTCACTCTACTATTGGGCTCAGTATGACTTTTTCAACAATACGCATTATGGGAAACCTGTGGAAGATACACTTTGCGATGAACTCTTTGAATCATTTGTGCGACCCGAAGGCAAATTTGGATCCCCTCTGAACACTCTGCTATATAAAACTGATGAAGATGTCATGTGTCGGTACCACTTTAAGGCCCCAAGGTACCAGTACCGTCGCATCTTACTCACTATCAACTCGACAAACTTCAAACATAATGATGATGCTTGTATGGACTGCCTTAATGATAAAGTGGACAAACTCAAGATTATTGACCCCTTCCGTAATGGTACAAATGTCTGCATTTGTGACAACTGGGTGACTGGGAACCGCCTCCCTCCCAGTATTGTGTCCAATGGACCATCTCTCACACTAGAGATGCACATTGACCATCGCCATGCAATGCAAAATTACTTTAAGTCAACCACACCAATTTTCGAGGGTACCTATAAGTTTATCCACAGCCCCATCTGTGGTCCTACTGTCATCCCAGCCTCAACTGAAGGGTAACATCATCTATCCCAAATATGAGCCATATGTGTATGGTGGTTATGGTGAAGATGTGCATTGTATCTGGGAGTTGCGGGTCAAGCAGGAACGAGATGTATGGCTCTATGTAGACCAATTGGACTTCTCCCTCAATGATTGTTCACTGGAAGTTATTGAAGTGTTTCTACCTGGCCGAGATCGTCCTGAGTTCACCATCTGTGAGAAAGGAGACACAGTTGACGAGACAAAAGCCAGCATTCTAAAGGCTCGGGACCTAACAGAAGGAGCCATCATCATACACTTCAAATCTTCAGCACCTGGACATTCCAACTTCAAACTAACTTGGACAGAATTATTTGAATTGCCTCGAAACAGCGACGGAACAGTCATGACTTCGAAGTTGATGGCACCGGGGGAATGTGAGTTTGTGTGTCCTGGTCAGGCAGCTTGTATCCACGACAACCTGGTGTGCAATGGAGTACGCAACTGTCCAGGCAACAGCTCCGGGTCTACGCAGCACGACGAGGCCCCTGAGATTTGCTTCTCTCGTACTGGTTCTAAGTTCAACTACGTGGCTCTAGGGTTGGGTGCGGCAGGTGGCACTGTTGTGGCCGTCGCCGTCATCATCCTGGTGTGTCGCAACTGCCGTAAGCGACCCGACGACAATACCTTCTAATTAAATCTATGCAAACCTCATTAACTCACAACACAAACGCACACGACAAAAGTTGATCAGGTGTTAAGGAGAAGGCCAACAAGAACCGTGAATGCTGAATCGACatgtacagaggagagagagagccatggtatACACAGGAAAGAAACACAAAAGCACAAGTTTACAAATCATACCAGCAGAGTCTAGTTAATGTCAAATGGTGTGGAATGTGACCATTAGGTGTGGACAGTGCGGTAGTGTTAACTCATCGTTCTTCCATACCTCATAACACAAAAGACGACCAAACTTTTGAGGCCTTTCATGTCTCCTTGTTAACAAGCTGAACTCAGAACTGGTGTTCAGTTATTAACAATGGTCCTCTTTGTGAAGAATTTGTGCCCAGGTGTCATTgtgcataaacatatacatatatatacaaatgaatatattCCAATGACTGATGTAAGTGTCTGACTCCATGTAAACTGTATATATAATGGTTTAGTACTGAGTAGCAGAAGGATTTCACATAAACAttctttttatatcaatataattCTTATTTGGATTTAATCAAAATCAAATTTGGATTAAGTACAAATATGCCCACTTAGTGAACGACCAAACAGAAGCTGCAGAACAACACACAGTGAAataactttcatctttctttaTTGATGATTGGTATATGAGCCGTGGATTTATACTCTATCTTTTGTGACATTATTCACTGGGCATTTACATATTCTCGCATACAGAAGGAGTTAGTACAGCTTCAATTTACAGAGATTTACAAGTAGGTTGCAGCAGTAATCAATGAAGTATGCATTTTTAGTGATTAATTTCGTAGCTTAAAAAAAATCCTTATAGTAGGCAAGCGTTGCGTGTGCTTTTTTTGTAGTCAGTCTGGAGTCTTCCCCAACCCAGCAGCAGCCTAATAcatggtcaaaatatttgtcttgAGACTTTTCTGAATCTTAGAAACTCTTGTTAAATCCCTCAAACTAAATCAAGTTTGTCCAAGGCAATGATTCTGACGTACACCTCATTCCTGGTGAATGACATCACTCCTAAACTGGGCTTCAACCTTAAATGCTATGGTGCCCTCAAATTGTGACAGTCTATTTTCGCTTTCTAAACATGACTACATAGTTattttaccttttcattctttGAAGGGAAACAGCAACTTTAGGTTCAGGTGTACATGTTAAACGGAAACCTACCAGCTTTAGTTCATATGATAGCTCTGGTGAATTCTGGTCTACTGTCATATGAAAAGTACTATGTTTTGGTTCCTTGACACATTGCCTAGAAAATTATCTGTAGATTAATGATATTGACATTAACCTCTATATAAGAAATATCTTTGTTAACTTATGAGAACAACTGCTGCTGTAAACATGAGGCAAAAATTATGACAATACACTTAGTTGTCTTATTACAAGAAATATCAATCATGCACTGCCATGAAATGTTATGCTGCGTGACAGTTTTTATGAAATACACAGGAAAAAATCATCACTGAAGATTAAAAATATTGTAAAGCAATATGACACAAGCTGATGCAAGGGAGTGTCATAGGAGGATTGTTCTCTTGTGTAACAGTACAGAGAAACATGCTGTTGCATTTGTTGTATGCTGTCTTTTGTAAATATAGATAATATTTATAAAAGTCTGGTGATTGTTTGTTGTGGTTTGTCATATAACTAACCAATATTTCTGTCCGGAGCCTTTATAGAACATTCCCATACAAAATAGCCATTTTTAGCTACTGAATCGTGTAACCCTGTAGTACGCTCTCTTTATGTTTTCAATAGCATAAGTAGAAATACCCTCAGATAATGTCTTTTATACAGACTGACACTCTTTTGGGCAATTACAGAATGAATTGCCAACTAGAGGAGCATTAGTGGATGTGATACTAGGATGTGTCACAGAGGGGACAATGCAGCTGCACCTAGGGAAGTGGTTACCTACCCCTCACCTGTTACAGCGGGAACAATGCAGCTGCACCTAGGGTCCTGGCTCCCCTGCCTCTCACCTGTCACAACGGGGACAATGCAGCTGCGTCCAGGGTCCTGGTTACCCTACCCCTTACCTGTCCCAATGGGGACAATGCAGCTGCACCCAGGGTCCTTGCTACTCGGCCCCTTGTCACAATGAGGACTATACAGCTACGTCAAGGGTCCTGGCTACCCTAACCCTTACCTGTCGCAGCAAGGACCATGAAGCTGTACCCAGGGTCCTGGATATCCTTCCCCTTACCTGTCATGAGGACAATGCAGCTGCACCTAGGGTGCTGCCTACCCTGCCCCTCACTTGTCACAACAAGGACAATGCAGCTGTACCCAGAGCCCTGGCTACCCTAATCCATCACT is a genomic window of Panulirus ornatus isolate Po-2019 chromosome 72, ASM3632096v1, whole genome shotgun sequence containing:
- the LOC139748073 gene encoding LOW QUALITY PROTEIN: cubilin-like (The sequence of the model RefSeq protein was modified relative to this genomic sequence to represent the inferred CDS: deleted 1 base in 1 codon), giving the protein MMVWTERRRTVYGGWTLLLLLLAASAGLSLARRNDRQRGHCNKTVDIYEDVSSPELTRQNRYGPLSCWYRFRVTKPALKDDWVIVVRFRSFKVGRVLNATHCENGYIKIMDGNAQTEVSNRKNLGMFCGEIEQTRTFISETSFVKIIFNVNNFTEETYFSFDSRVEQQKEVYGRFGPNPVLYPYRRGEVVPGTYCERVFTDCKLQSCFVQSPGYPSVYPRNLHCKYYLNTRMPFIKLYIENEEFNVDGQRCENPMMCPMRPLSTNCPYDFIRVYDGKNEEAALIGTFCGMGRFPHSIIGSGQDVMVEFVSSPAGPFLNTGFHFNVGNWPGHVESSGSRNGTCDWVFSSDTVERGQESIFLSLAHWYPPGTSCSYLIRGRPDEVVRMYFPSFRVRPIEAPIRPYDGDCGETLIIYDSDREDDARIMKMFCDTFSRPLEKHDFISTGSAMFVKFESRTGSYDGSSLYYWAQYDFFNNTHYGKPVEDTLCDELFESFVRPEGKFGSPLNTLLYKTDEDVMCRYHFKAPRYQYRRILLTINSTNFKHNDDACMDCLNDKVDKLKIIDPFRNGTNVCICDNWVTGNRLPPSIVSNGPSLTLEMHIDHRHAMQNYFKSTTPIFEGTYKFIHSPICGPTVIQPQLKGNIIYPKYEPYVYGGYGEDVHCIWELRVKQERDVWLYVDQLDFSLNDCSLEVIEVFLPGRDRPEFTICEKGDTVDETKASILKARDLTEGAIIIHFKSSAPGHSNFKLTWTELFELPRNSDGTVMTSKLMAPGECEFVCPGQAACIHDNLVCNGVRNCPGNSSGSTQHDEAPEICFSRTGSKFNYVALGLGAAGGTVVAVAVIILVCRNCRKRPDDNTF